AGTGGTAGTCCACCACCTCGACGTTCTCCGCGTCCCGCCCGGTCCAGGTGAAACAGACACGAAACTGACCGTTGACGCGGATGCTCCACTGCCCGGAGCGGTCGCCGGACAGCGGTTCCAGCCGGTTGCCCGGTGGGCTCCGCAGGTCGTCCAGCGTCACGGCTGCATCGAGCATGGCCAGCTTGCGCTGGATGGCGCGCAGCACGTCCGCTCCGAAGCGGCGCGAGCGCATCTGGTAGAAGACCCGCTCCGTCTCCTTGCAGGCGAACGACCT
This genomic window from Desulfovibrio sp. X2 contains:
- a CDS encoding type II toxin-antitoxin system RelE/ParE family toxin yields the protein MIRSFACKETERVFYQMRSRRFGADVLRAIQRKLAMLDAAVTLDDLRSPPGNRLEPLSGDRSGQWSIRVNGQFRVCFTWTGRDAENVEVVDYH